A single window of Ferrimonas balearica DSM 9799 DNA harbors:
- a CDS encoding sensor histidine kinase, whose translation MDTLLVFNIYLFYGLVFFTIGCVIAFRNLRLSQLAIASALPALAAFGFIHAFHEWSELYIQLMEPYKPMLWYSEMKLARVVKLWVSFLALAWFAWKMLVVTGIARKPWSLASLALAQGVFVLHLMASYPMMPLDDFLRLAATLIRWIFGLGASLVAGLAMIYYARQQYQQRRLAGHYFGYCGVALIAYGFAAGLLSTSAGLWVPLLRTLCAAAILITLYQALKIFDREREDQIENQQRQLLLGEKMRAMGELASGIAHEIKTPLSYATLGVDLLEKQLPEQPQSQRQLGRIRKGLERATYIAQEVLHFARPSAQPNQPVAIDNVIHSTLELMGHRLKTFTVHRNLAPQLYVVGDPIKLEEVLINLIGNAIDASTQEQRLEIHSEAVGDRAIIRIRDHGGGIADDQQSACLRPFHTTKTNGTGLGLAISQQIIQQHQGELTLHNWLYGLCVTINLPRSLP comes from the coding sequence ATGGATACCCTGCTGGTTTTTAACATCTACCTGTTTTATGGCCTGGTGTTTTTCACCATCGGTTGCGTGATCGCCTTCCGTAACCTGCGCCTCAGCCAGCTCGCCATCGCCTCCGCCCTGCCCGCCCTCGCCGCCTTCGGCTTTATCCATGCTTTCCACGAATGGTCTGAGCTGTACATACAGCTGATGGAGCCCTACAAGCCGATGCTGTGGTACTCGGAGATGAAGCTGGCTCGGGTGGTCAAGTTATGGGTGTCATTCCTGGCCCTGGCCTGGTTTGCCTGGAAGATGCTGGTGGTCACCGGCATCGCCCGAAAGCCTTGGTCGTTGGCCAGTCTGGCCCTGGCTCAGGGGGTGTTTGTGCTGCACCTGATGGCCAGCTATCCAATGATGCCATTGGATGACTTCCTGCGCCTGGCGGCCACCCTAATCCGCTGGATCTTCGGCCTCGGAGCCAGTTTGGTTGCGGGCCTGGCGATGATCTATTACGCCCGTCAGCAGTACCAGCAACGGCGCCTGGCCGGCCACTACTTTGGCTATTGCGGCGTGGCCCTCATCGCTTACGGTTTTGCCGCGGGCCTGCTCTCCACCAGCGCGGGCCTGTGGGTGCCGCTGCTGCGTACCCTCTGTGCCGCCGCCATCCTGATCACCCTGTACCAGGCTCTGAAGATCTTCGACCGCGAACGGGAAGACCAGATTGAAAACCAGCAACGCCAGTTGTTGTTAGGGGAGAAGATGCGGGCCATGGGGGAGCTGGCCTCCGGCATCGCCCATGAGATCAAGACCCCGCTTAGCTACGCCACCCTGGGGGTCGACTTGCTGGAGAAACAGCTGCCGGAACAGCCTCAGAGTCAACGCCAGCTTGGCCGCATCCGCAAAGGGCTGGAGCGGGCCACCTACATCGCTCAGGAGGTACTGCACTTTGCCCGTCCCTCGGCCCAGCCCAATCAGCCGGTGGCCATCGATAACGTCATCCATTCCACCCTGGAACTGATGGGGCATCGCCTGAAAACCTTTACCGTACACCGCAACCTGGCCCCCCAGCTTTACGTCGTCGGTGACCCGATCAAGCTGGAGGAGGTGTTGATCAACCTGATTGGCAACGCCATCGACGCCAGCACTCAGGAGCAACGGCTGGAGATCCACAGTGAAGCGGTGGGGGATCGCGCCATTATCCGCATCCGCGATCATGGCGGGGGCATCGCCGACGATCAGCAGTCTGCCTGCCTGCGGCCCTTCCATACCACCAAAACCAACGGCACCGGGCTGGGGCTGGCCATCAGCCAGCAGATCATTCAACAACACCAGGGTGAGCTGACCCTGCACAACTGGCTGTACGGCCTGTGCGTCACCATTAATCTACCAAGGAGCCTGCCATGA
- a CDS encoding response regulator: protein MSLNILLAEDDPELRETLEEALLLEGMQVCACDSAETALDAAEAQSFDVAILDLVMPGMSGVEAITNLRRLQPGMGVIITTAFATVDTAVDAMKKGADEFLAKPFNLAALATTVRRVNVQRQPQPKLADETADKVFSALSNPIRRQTLLQLARHRQLRFMDLCRLVGVEDHTKFNFHMRQLKQSGLIQQNVNKVYFLTTEGQQMCHFLLQEEQG, encoded by the coding sequence ATGAGCCTCAATATCCTGTTGGCGGAAGATGATCCGGAACTGCGCGAAACTCTGGAGGAGGCGCTGCTGCTTGAGGGGATGCAGGTGTGCGCCTGTGACAGCGCCGAAACCGCGCTGGATGCGGCCGAAGCCCAGAGCTTTGATGTGGCCATTCTCGACCTGGTGATGCCGGGGATGAGTGGCGTCGAGGCGATCACCAACCTACGCCGGTTACAGCCGGGCATGGGGGTGATCATCACCACCGCCTTTGCCACCGTCGATACCGCCGTGGATGCGATGAAAAAAGGCGCCGACGAGTTCCTCGCCAAACCCTTTAACCTGGCGGCCCTGGCCACCACGGTGCGCCGGGTCAATGTCCAGCGCCAGCCCCAGCCGAAGCTGGCCGACGAGACCGCCGACAAGGTGTTCTCCGCCCTCTCCAACCCCATCCGCCGCCAGACCCTGTTACAACTGGCCCGTCACCGCCAGTTGCGCTTTATGGATCTGTGCCGCCTGGTGGGGGTGGAGGACCACACCAAATTCAACTTCCACATGCGCCAACTCAAGCAAAGTGGGCTGATTCAGCAAAACGTGAACAAGGTCTACTTTCTGACAACTGAGGGGCAGCAAATGTGTCACTTCCTGCTTCAGGAGGAGCAAGGTTAA